Proteins found in one Synechococcus sp. LA31 genomic segment:
- a CDS encoding bifunctional adenosylcobinamide kinase/adenosylcobinamide-phosphate guanylyltransferase, which yields MVDEHLPNRGLILVSGPSRGGKSGWAEHLASLWTGPVRYLATGPSAGSDPSWNDRLTLHRERRPGHWSVIEVGSQLVDQLEQLKGESTSEVAPLLLVDSLGTWLAWHLDDTNARWLERCDQLRGALLAQPGPVVMVVEETGWGVVPATAVGGAFRDRLGALQQLLMQHCHSAWLVIGGRALNLMELSYPVPSR from the coding sequence ATGGTGGATGAGCACCTACCGAATCGTGGGCTCATCCTCGTCAGCGGGCCGAGCCGCGGGGGCAAAAGCGGCTGGGCCGAACATCTCGCCAGCTTGTGGACTGGACCCGTGCGCTATCTGGCCACGGGGCCATCAGCTGGATCGGATCCCAGCTGGAATGACCGCCTGACTCTCCACCGTGAGCGTCGACCCGGCCACTGGAGCGTGATCGAAGTCGGTTCGCAGCTGGTGGATCAGCTCGAGCAGCTGAAAGGCGAATCGACCTCTGAGGTCGCCCCTTTGCTCTTGGTGGATTCACTCGGAACCTGGCTGGCGTGGCATCTGGATGACACCAACGCCCGCTGGCTCGAGCGTTGCGATCAGCTGCGTGGGGCTCTCCTTGCCCAGCCAGGTCCGGTGGTGATGGTGGTGGAAGAAACCGGCTGGGGAGTGGTGCCGGCCACTGCGGTAGGCGGCGCATTCCGCGACCGTCTAGGGGCGCTGCAGCAGCTGCTGATGCAGCACTGCCACTCGGCTTGGCTAGTGATCGGGGGGCGTGCCCTCAACTTGATGGAGCTGTCTTATCCCGTGCCGTCACGCTGA
- the pxcA gene encoding proton extrusion protein PcxA gives MGLTDWMGAFDRASNSDLSLNLERAYEAALLIQSLELEYYNDRPVRPELQLSIPKQAQAQMLRRFRAALQVCQEVIPTLQSHRNELDSQELRQLQLILSVAARYERRNGAPTLSRTPNLLPRSLLGVFDGVRRQLDPQAETAVLEGFRRRRSSTLVSLRIFLLLILVPLIVQQTSRTLVFSPLLDRFAPDLPFLSYSKPHLQEKAVNKLRIYQQELQFEALLEGKAPPSPEELQTALMARANQLKQDADDEGLEATKNVLADLAALVGFSLVCVFGRRDLQVLRGFLDEAVYGLSDSAKAFAIILFTDIFVGFHSPEGWTVLLDGIANHLGFPAEENFILLFIATFPVVLATIFKYWIFRYLNRVSPSAVATLRGMDGG, from the coding sequence ATGGGGTTGACCGACTGGATGGGCGCCTTTGACCGCGCCAGCAACAGCGATCTGAGCCTGAATCTGGAGCGTGCTTATGAGGCGGCGCTGCTGATTCAGAGCCTTGAGCTGGAGTATTACAACGACCGGCCTGTGCGACCTGAGCTTCAGCTCAGTATTCCAAAGCAGGCCCAGGCGCAGATGTTGCGCCGCTTCAGGGCTGCGCTGCAGGTGTGCCAGGAGGTGATCCCCACCCTGCAGAGCCACCGCAACGAGCTGGACAGCCAGGAGCTGCGCCAGCTCCAGTTGATCCTCTCAGTGGCGGCTCGCTACGAACGCCGCAACGGTGCACCCACCCTCTCACGCACCCCCAATCTGCTCCCACGCAGCTTGCTGGGTGTCTTTGATGGCGTTCGTCGCCAGCTGGATCCCCAAGCTGAAACGGCCGTGTTGGAGGGCTTCCGCCGCCGGCGGAGCTCCACGCTTGTATCGCTGCGGATTTTTCTGCTGTTGATCCTGGTGCCCTTGATCGTGCAGCAGACCTCCCGCACCCTTGTGTTCTCACCGCTGCTGGATCGTTTCGCACCCGATCTTCCCTTCCTCAGCTACTCCAAGCCTCACCTGCAAGAAAAGGCTGTGAACAAGCTGCGCATCTACCAACAGGAGCTCCAGTTCGAGGCCCTGCTGGAAGGGAAAGCGCCTCCATCTCCTGAAGAGTTGCAAACGGCGCTGATGGCGCGTGCCAATCAACTTAAGCAAGACGCTGATGATGAAGGCCTTGAGGCCACCAAGAACGTGCTGGCCGATCTCGCAGCATTGGTGGGGTTCAGCCTGGTGTGCGTGTTCGGCCGGCGTGATCTGCAGGTGCTGCGCGGCTTTCTCGATGAGGCGGTGTATGGCCTGAGCGATAGCGCCAAAGCCTTCGCCATCATCTTGTTCACCGACATCTTCGTGGGATTCCACAGCCCGGAGGGATGGACCGTGCTGCTCGATGGCATTGCCAACCACCTCGGTTTCCCAGCCGAAGAGAATTTCATTCTTCTCTTTATTGCCACCTTCCCAGTGGTGCTGGCCACGATTTTCAAATACTGGATCTTCCGTTACCTCAACCGCGTCTCTCCTTCTGCTGTGGCGACGTTGCGGGGCATGGATGGTGGATGA
- the psb32 gene encoding photosystem II repair protein Psb32, producing MGHVFRARLWAALISAVLLIPGLVMPGAAWATGAADFPMAPPASHVIDQADLLSRAADGELDRRLQDFGGDRIDARLITLRRLDYGLSLDALGDQLVQRWGDQTGSTSQLLLLIESQNNSAAVVASSDLRGQLPSELLSSTAISTMGLPLREGARYRQASLDALDRLGVVLDGGEDPGPPQLMERLPIETNIPTREETQSSNALLWVVVLLVAGTLVPMITWWVFSR from the coding sequence GTGGGGCACGTGTTTCGAGCTCGTCTTTGGGCTGCACTGATCAGTGCAGTGCTGCTGATCCCCGGCTTGGTGATGCCCGGCGCCGCCTGGGCCACCGGCGCTGCCGATTTTCCGATGGCTCCGCCAGCCAGCCACGTGATCGATCAGGCCGACCTGCTCAGCCGCGCTGCTGACGGCGAGTTGGATCGCCGCCTGCAGGACTTCGGTGGCGACCGCATCGATGCCCGGTTAATCACTCTGCGGCGCCTTGATTACGGCCTGAGCCTCGACGCCCTCGGTGATCAGCTGGTGCAGCGCTGGGGTGACCAGACGGGAAGCACCAGCCAGCTGCTGCTGTTGATCGAATCCCAGAACAACAGCGCCGCCGTGGTGGCCTCATCGGATTTGAGAGGGCAACTTCCCAGCGAGCTGCTCTCCAGCACGGCGATCAGCACCATGGGTTTGCCACTCCGGGAAGGAGCCCGCTACCGCCAAGCCAGTCTCGATGCGCTCGATCGTCTGGGTGTTGTGCTCGATGGAGGTGAAGATCCAGGGCCGCCCCAGCTGATGGAGCGCCTTCCGATCGAAACCAATATCCCCACCCGTGAGGAAACCCAATCCAGCAACGCGCTGTTGTGGGTTGTGGTGCTGCTTGTGGCCGGCACACTGGTGCCAATGATCACTTGGTGGGTCTTCTCCCGCTGA
- a CDS encoding cofactor assembly of complex C subunit B codes for MGLAARLCLSAGVAGLVLCVANQLTATALTPALERAGVLASFLAVGLMLVAILWTRAMPVAPERVELEGEQGLQLAEDLPEALRQELAWGSQMLLTATPAATVLLHWQGRCLLQRGVLGHGGFQPGSITRRAWDTGKAIGLVNLKLYPGRDEFQGLPEGIPALIVQPLGHDGVLLLAGWSPRCFSRSDEAWLEGWSLKLRSSLQELNASAVSNPSGVAEA; via the coding sequence ATGGGCCTTGCCGCCCGCCTCTGCCTCAGTGCCGGTGTGGCCGGCCTTGTCTTGTGCGTGGCGAATCAACTCACGGCAACGGCACTGACGCCGGCTTTGGAGCGGGCCGGCGTGCTGGCCAGTTTCCTGGCGGTGGGCTTGATGTTGGTGGCGATCCTCTGGACGCGGGCCATGCCCGTGGCACCCGAGCGGGTGGAGCTCGAGGGTGAGCAGGGGCTTCAGCTGGCTGAAGATTTGCCGGAGGCGCTGCGGCAGGAGTTGGCGTGGGGCAGCCAGATGTTGCTCACCGCCACGCCCGCCGCCACCGTGTTGCTGCATTGGCAGGGACGCTGCCTGTTGCAGCGGGGTGTGCTGGGCCACGGCGGTTTTCAGCCCGGTTCGATCACAAGGCGGGCCTGGGACACCGGTAAGGCGATTGGCCTGGTGAACCTCAAGCTCTACCCAGGCCGGGATGAATTCCAGGGCCTGCCAGAAGGAATTCCTGCTCTGATCGTCCAACCGCTTGGCCACGATGGGGTGCTGCTGCTGGCGGGATGGTCGCCGCGTTGCTTCAGCCGTAGTGATGAAGCGTGGCTGGAGGGGTGGAGCCTGAAGCTCAGAAGCTCACTGCAGGAGCTGAACGCGTCTGCTGTTTCGAACCCTTCTGGGGTGGCGGAAGCGTGA
- the lptC gene encoding LPS export ABC transporter periplasmic protein LptC, with translation MKRLTAVAVALLVSGCVSSKPKVPAPAEPFVFKSLDLEQQDARGRPAWDLRSPEARYDITRQVAQARSPRGTVYKRGKANITISARSATVIGDGQAIQLESDVVITLLGKDPVRITGEQARWIPSKSLMLIDRKPAALDRRSRITAQLATYYLDRDLIELRGSPVLEQWEQKPKTSTAKPAPLRVQTALVDWRPEQGDLKAPQRVRGLRRDQDSQLNLTASALRGNLREGYVDLIAPVQVRDPKRKGWLNAQQTRWLINDQQLSSDQPFQGAFNKLRGEGQRFKVNLANSTVFIPEGCRLRQPGEVLVAQRCQWNWPSGRFQAQGDVELRRDTYQQITRSSQLRGSIGNDGTAVFSSPGARVNSQVTLPPPQKGSKQQTRSAPAVSF, from the coding sequence GTGAAACGTCTCACCGCGGTTGCTGTGGCCTTGTTGGTCAGTGGTTGCGTCAGCAGCAAGCCGAAGGTGCCAGCGCCTGCGGAGCCGTTTGTGTTCAAGTCGCTCGATCTCGAGCAGCAGGATGCCAGGGGGCGGCCCGCCTGGGATTTGCGCAGCCCGGAGGCCCGTTACGACATCACCCGCCAGGTGGCCCAAGCCCGCAGCCCTCGCGGCACTGTTTATAAACGCGGCAAGGCCAACATCACCATCAGTGCGCGCAGCGCCACCGTGATCGGTGATGGCCAGGCCATCCAGCTGGAAAGTGATGTGGTGATCACGTTGCTGGGTAAAGACCCGGTACGCATCACCGGAGAGCAAGCCCGTTGGATTCCATCAAAGTCGTTGATGCTGATCGATCGCAAGCCCGCAGCTCTTGATCGTCGATCCCGCATCACGGCTCAGCTGGCCACCTATTACCTCGATCGTGATTTGATCGAATTGCGGGGTTCGCCGGTGCTTGAGCAATGGGAACAGAAGCCGAAAACCTCAACCGCCAAGCCCGCGCCCTTACGCGTTCAGACCGCCCTGGTGGATTGGAGGCCTGAACAAGGCGATCTCAAAGCTCCCCAGCGCGTTCGCGGCTTGCGCCGCGATCAAGACAGCCAGCTCAATCTCACGGCCTCGGCGTTGCGTGGCAATCTGCGCGAGGGCTATGTGGACTTGATTGCGCCTGTGCAAGTGCGTGATCCCAAACGAAAGGGATGGCTAAACGCACAGCAAACCCGTTGGTTGATCAACGATCAACAGCTCAGCAGCGATCAACCCTTCCAAGGTGCCTTCAACAAACTGAGGGGCGAGGGGCAGCGCTTCAAGGTGAACCTGGCCAACAGCACGGTGTTCATTCCCGAGGGTTGTCGCCTACGTCAGCCCGGTGAGGTGCTTGTTGCACAACGCTGCCAGTGGAATTGGCCCAGCGGTCGCTTCCAGGCCCAGGGTGATGTGGAACTACGCCGCGACACCTATCAACAGATCACCCGCTCAAGCCAACTGAGAGGCAGCATTGGCAACGACGGAACTGCGGTCTTCAGTTCACCCGGTGCTCGGGTGAATTCGCAGGTCACGCTTCCGCCACCCCAGAAGGGTTCGAAACAGCAGACGCGTTCAGCTCCTGCAGTGAGCTTCTGA
- the metG gene encoding methionine--tRNA ligase translates to MTYTLTTPLYYVNDKPHLGSAYTTLACDALARFQRLKGERVVFITGCDEHGQKIQRTAEAAGLSPQAHCDGVSAQYRELWDRWQISNNRLIRTTDPRHQRIVEQFFARVEANGDIVEGRQQGWYCVACEEFKDDPHEAQDPECSIHRRPLEWRDELNLFFRLSRYQEQIEALIAQPGFIQPASRRNEVENFVKQGLRDFSISRVNLPWGIPVPGHEGHTFYVWFDALLGYITALLEEGDAADLATAISRGWPASVHVIGKDILRFHAVYWPAMLLSAGLELPAKVFGHGFLTREGQKMGKSLGNVLDPAELLERCGRDAVRWYLLRDIPFGDDGDFQQQRFSDLVNNDLANTIGNMLNRTSSMARRWFDACVPPATTATGNDHPLALAAAAARQTVLTSLEQLDFRSAAEASLQLAIAANGFLNEQAPWSRMKQEGTQAQVGNDLYAVLEAARITALLMAPLLPDLSERMLVQLGQSVPDCGAHAQPDGSWLERLEWGVLQSGAPLPEPSPVMARLELSEPL, encoded by the coding sequence ATGACTTACACCCTCACCACCCCCCTCTACTACGTCAACGACAAGCCTCATTTGGGCAGCGCCTACACGACGCTGGCTTGTGATGCGCTGGCGCGGTTTCAGCGGCTGAAGGGGGAGCGGGTGGTGTTCATCACCGGCTGCGACGAGCACGGCCAGAAGATCCAGCGCACCGCGGAGGCGGCCGGCCTCAGCCCCCAGGCCCACTGCGATGGCGTGAGCGCCCAGTACCGCGAGCTCTGGGACCGCTGGCAGATCAGCAACAACCGCCTGATCCGCACCACCGATCCACGCCACCAGCGGATCGTGGAACAGTTTTTTGCGCGTGTGGAGGCCAACGGCGACATCGTGGAGGGCCGCCAGCAGGGCTGGTATTGCGTGGCCTGCGAGGAGTTCAAAGACGACCCCCACGAGGCCCAGGATCCTGAATGCTCCATCCATCGCCGGCCGCTGGAGTGGCGTGATGAGCTGAATCTGTTCTTCCGGCTCTCGCGTTATCAAGAGCAGATCGAGGCGTTGATCGCCCAGCCGGGCTTCATCCAACCCGCCAGCCGCCGCAACGAAGTGGAAAACTTCGTGAAACAGGGTCTGCGCGATTTCTCGATCTCGCGCGTGAACCTGCCCTGGGGCATTCCGGTGCCCGGCCACGAAGGCCACACCTTTTATGTGTGGTTCGACGCCCTGCTCGGCTACATCACGGCTCTACTTGAGGAGGGTGATGCCGCCGACCTTGCCACCGCCATCAGCCGTGGTTGGCCGGCTTCGGTGCATGTGATCGGCAAAGACATCCTGCGCTTCCACGCCGTGTATTGGCCGGCGATGTTGCTCTCGGCGGGGCTTGAGCTCCCGGCGAAGGTGTTTGGCCATGGCTTCCTTACCCGCGAGGGCCAAAAGATGGGCAAGTCATTGGGCAACGTGCTCGATCCGGCGGAACTGCTCGAGCGTTGCGGCCGCGATGCGGTGCGTTGGTATCTCCTACGGGATATTCCCTTCGGGGATGACGGCGATTTTCAGCAGCAGCGCTTCAGCGATCTGGTGAACAACGATCTCGCCAACACCATCGGCAACATGCTAAATCGCACCAGCTCGATGGCGCGCCGCTGGTTTGACGCGTGTGTCCCTCCGGCCACCACCGCCACTGGCAACGACCATCCGCTGGCCCTTGCAGCTGCGGCAGCACGCCAGACCGTGCTGACCTCACTCGAGCAGCTTGATTTCCGCAGCGCCGCTGAGGCTTCCCTGCAGCTGGCGATCGCGGCGAATGGCTTTCTCAATGAACAGGCTCCCTGGAGCCGAATGAAACAGGAGGGCACACAGGCGCAGGTCGGCAACGACCTCTATGCCGTGCTCGAAGCCGCCCGAATCACCGCCCTGCTGATGGCGCCGTTGTTGCCCGACCTCAGCGAGAGGATGCTGGTGCAACTGGGCCAGAGCGTTCCGGATTGCGGCGCGCATGCCCAGCCCGATGGATCCTGGCTTGAACGGCTGGAGTGGGGGGTGCTGCAGAGTGGTGCCCCTCTACCTGAACCATCGCCAGTGATGGCACGCCTTGAACTGAGCGAGCCCCTGTGA
- a CDS encoding tRNA (cytidine(34)-2'-O)-methyltransferase has product MPRLVLFQPEIPPNTGNVARSCAATCTELHLIEPLGFEISDRTLKRAGLDYWPWVDLHRHSDWSAFRQEQQARGGRLLALSRHGSRPYTEIHYRADDWLLFGRETSGLPPEVVADADGCLAIPMPGAVEHGGGVRSLNLATAAGVVLFESLRQLQNSR; this is encoded by the coding sequence ATGCCCCGCTTGGTGCTGTTCCAGCCAGAGATTCCGCCCAACACAGGCAATGTGGCGCGCAGCTGCGCCGCCACATGCACGGAGCTGCACCTGATCGAGCCGCTTGGGTTTGAGATCAGTGACCGCACCCTCAAGCGCGCCGGTCTCGACTATTGGCCCTGGGTGGATTTGCACCGCCACTCAGACTGGAGCGCCTTCAGGCAGGAGCAACAAGCCAGGGGTGGTCGGCTTCTGGCTCTGAGCCGGCATGGCAGCCGCCCTTACACCGAGATCCACTACCGGGCGGACGATTGGCTGTTGTTCGGCCGCGAAACCAGCGGTTTGCCACCGGAGGTGGTCGCCGATGCCGATGGCTGCCTCGCCATTCCGATGCCGGGCGCGGTGGAACACGGTGGTGGTGTGCGCAGTCTGAACCTGGCCACGGCCGCTGGCGTGGTGTTGTTCGAATCCCTCCGTCAGCTGCAGAACAGCCGCTAG